A window from Candidatus Gracilibacteria bacterium encodes these proteins:
- a CDS encoding ArsB/NhaD family transporter, producing MNSTLLIAVLVFVTTYVLIISEKVHRTVLALAGAILMILLGVVNQEEALHGVDFNTLGLLIGMMVIVGIAKDCGMFQFVAIWASKVGRGKPLPIFILLGLITAVFSAFLDNVTTVLLMVPVTFVVANNLKINPMPYLISTILLSNIGGTATLIGDPPNILIGSAAKIPFNDFLIHLGPVVVIVAVVTIGLLVLWYRKSLVATKEAQASIMQFVPKEALTDRPLLIKSLFVLALVLLGFFTHSITHLEGATIALGGAALLLLLTMNDPEHHLRDVEWTTIFFFIGLFVLVSGLESVGAIEYLAGLLIEVTGGEPVPLTLSVLWGSAVFSAAIDNIPFVATMIPLIQNIGEISTVDTGPLWWALALGADIGGNATIVGASANVVVSGMAGKHGHRIGFVPYMKVAMPMTFVALVICTIYISLRYLS from the coding sequence ATGAATTCAACTCTACTCATCGCTGTCCTTGTCTTCGTCACTACTTATGTGCTCATCATCTCCGAGAAAGTGCATCGAACGGTGCTCGCCTTGGCTGGTGCTATTTTGATGATCTTACTCGGGGTTGTGAATCAGGAGGAGGCCCTGCATGGAGTGGATTTTAATACTTTGGGATTGCTTATTGGGATGATGGTGATCGTAGGAATTGCGAAAGATTGTGGGATGTTTCAGTTTGTGGCCATCTGGGCATCCAAGGTCGGGAGGGGTAAACCTTTGCCCATCTTTATTTTGCTGGGACTGATCACTGCTGTGTTTTCCGCTTTCTTGGATAATGTGACGACTGTTCTTTTGATGGTTCCCGTGACTTTTGTGGTGGCCAACAACTTGAAGATAAACCCCATGCCCTATCTTATTTCGACCATTCTTTTGTCGAACATTGGAGGGACGGCCACGCTGATTGGAGACCCTCCCAATATTTTGATTGGAAGCGCGGCTAAAATCCCTTTCAATGATTTCTTGATCCACTTGGGGCCGGTGGTTGTGATCGTTGCCGTGGTTACCATTGGCCTTTTGGTGCTTTGGTATCGAAAATCCTTGGTTGCCACCAAAGAAGCTCAGGCGAGCATCATGCAATTTGTGCCCAAAGAGGCTTTGACCGATCGCCCGCTTCTCATCAAATCTTTGTTTGTTTTGGCCCTGGTCTTGCTTGGATTTTTCACCCACAGCATCACGCACTTGGAGGGTGCCACCATCGCGCTCGGAGGTGCCGCCTTGCTTTTGCTTTTAACCATGAATGACCCGGAGCATCATTTGAGAGATGTGGAGTGGACAACCATCTTCTTCTTTATTGGACTTTTTGTACTGGTGAGCGGTCTGGAATCTGTTGGCGCTATTGAATATCTTGCCGGACTGTTGATTGAAGTCACGGGAGGTGAACCCGTTCCCCTCACTCTTTCGGTGCTCTGGGGTTCTGCGGTGTTCTCTGCCGCTATCGACAATATTCCTTTTGTGGCCACCATGATCCCTCTTATTCAAAATATTGGTGAGATTTCCACGGTGGACACCGGACCTCTCTGGTGGGCACTGGCTCTTGGGGCCGACATCGGAGGAAATGCGACCATTGTGGGAGCGTCCGCCAATGTGGTGGTGAGTGGAATGGCCGGAAAACATGGTCATCGCATCGGCTTTGTGCCCTACATGAAAGTGGCCATGCCCATGACTTTTGTGGCTTTGGTCATTTGTACGATTTACATCAGCCTGCGTTACCTCAGTTAG
- the thrS gene encoding threonine--tRNA ligase, with translation MNQEELSHMRHSLAHLLAAAVMELWPDTKRTIGPAIDNGFYFDFEFSQPITPEDLPKIEKKMRQILPTWTSFERHELSPEDAKKEYPGNEFKHELIDEFSGEGQSLSFYKSGDYWDLCRGGHVENMKADIDPKSFKLHKIAGAYWRGSEKNPQLTRIYGLAFETEQELADYLAMMAEAEKRDHRKLGKELEIFMLSEEVGAGLPLWLPNGAIIVEELEKLAKQVEFDGGYSRVRTPHITKGTLYHKSGHLPYYAETMFPPMVMDNEEYYLKPMNCPHHHLIYGNKTRSYRDLPIRLAEYGHCYRYEDSGALFGLMRVRSLCMNDAHIYCRPDQFESEFIKVMELYKNYSKIFGIKKMVMRLSLHDKEGLGKKYVNEPELWIQTEEQVRQAMLKTGIEFVEAPGEAAFYGPKIDVEVWSAIGREFTLATNQLDFAVPKRFDLTYVDSDGQEKTPLCVHRAPLGTHERFVGFLIEHFAGAFPTWLSPVQAIVLPVSDKFLDYAKEVEAALKAANVRAETDDSAESLGKKIRGAEKRKIPWLLVVGEAEVAARTVAARSTHTKKQENFALDTFVKQIAHEIADRALPPEPEEAA, from the coding sequence ATGAATCAAGAAGAACTCTCTCATATGCGGCACTCTTTGGCCCACCTTTTGGCCGCGGCCGTTATGGAATTGTGGCCGGACACCAAACGCACCATTGGGCCCGCCATCGACAATGGGTTTTACTTTGATTTTGAATTCAGCCAGCCCATTACTCCTGAAGACTTGCCAAAGATCGAGAAGAAAATGCGACAAATTTTGCCCACTTGGACCTCGTTTGAGCGACATGAACTCAGCCCGGAAGACGCTAAAAAGGAATATCCGGGGAACGAGTTTAAGCACGAACTGATTGATGAATTTTCGGGTGAAGGGCAGTCGTTGTCGTTCTACAAATCGGGGGACTACTGGGATCTTTGCCGAGGAGGACATGTGGAAAACATGAAAGCGGATATCGACCCCAAATCTTTCAAACTGCACAAAATTGCGGGCGCTTACTGGCGTGGAAGCGAAAAGAATCCTCAGCTCACTCGTATTTACGGGCTTGCCTTTGAAACGGAGCAAGAGCTGGCCGACTACCTCGCAATGATGGCGGAGGCAGAAAAACGCGACCACCGAAAACTTGGGAAGGAGCTTGAGATTTTTATGCTGAGTGAAGAGGTTGGCGCCGGACTTCCGCTCTGGCTGCCCAACGGAGCGATTATTGTGGAAGAACTCGAAAAACTGGCGAAGCAGGTGGAGTTTGATGGCGGATACAGCCGTGTGCGCACCCCCCACATCACCAAGGGCACGCTCTACCACAAATCCGGGCACTTGCCTTACTATGCGGAGACCATGTTCCCGCCGATGGTGATGGACAATGAAGAATATTATTTGAAGCCGATGAACTGCCCGCACCACCATCTTATTTATGGCAACAAGACGCGCTCGTACCGGGATCTCCCCATTCGTCTTGCCGAGTATGGACACTGCTACCGTTATGAAGACAGCGGGGCTCTGTTTGGACTGATGCGTGTGCGATCCTTGTGCATGAACGATGCGCACATCTACTGCCGCCCGGATCAATTTGAAAGCGAATTCATTAAAGTGATGGAGCTCTACAAAAATTACTCCAAAATTTTCGGCATCAAAAAAATGGTGATGCGTCTTTCTTTGCATGATAAAGAAGGTCTTGGAAAGAAATATGTGAATGAGCCGGAACTGTGGATCCAAACGGAGGAACAGGTACGCCAAGCCATGCTTAAAACAGGTATCGAATTTGTGGAAGCTCCCGGCGAGGCTGCGTTCTACGGGCCCAAGATTGATGTGGAGGTGTGGTCTGCGATTGGTCGCGAATTCACGCTCGCCACAAACCAACTGGATTTTGCCGTGCCCAAGCGCTTTGACCTGACTTATGTGGACAGCGATGGACAAGAAAAAACACCGCTTTGTGTCCACCGCGCTCCTTTGGGAACGCACGAACGCTTCGTTGGATTTTTGATTGAACATTTTGCGGGAGCTTTTCCCACTTGGCTCTCACCCGTACAGGCTATTGTGCTTCCGGTTTCCGATAAATTTTTGGACTACGCGAAGGAAGTGGAAGCGGCCCTTAAGGCTGCGAATGTGCGCGCCGAAACCGATGACAGTGCCGAGAGTTTGGGTAAAAAGATCCGAGGTGCCGAGAAGCGAAAAATTCCTTGGCTTTTGGTGGTTGGCGAAGCCGAAGTGGCTGCCCGCACCGTGGCGGCGCGAAGCACTCACACTAAAAAACAAGAAAACTTTGCCTTGGACACTTTCGTAAAACAGATCGCCCACGAAATCGCGGACCGCGCACTCCCTCCCGAACCGGAAGAGGCCGCTTAG